From the genome of bacterium, one region includes:
- the lgt gene encoding prolipoprotein diacylglyceryl transferase, with product MHPVLFKIGEFNIGTYGVALSIAFAVAIFLAYRRAKETGANPERVFNLCIWVILGGILGAKLLLLLVDFGYYSRNPEALLSVWRLGGVWWGGPIVGALVAWLYTRHYRMGFLKSADILSPSMAIGVAIGRLGGCFMAGCCYGRPTSCSLGVVFTNEYSHRMFGTPLHIPIHPTQVYNSAANLINFIILILIYNKKKFNGQIFLSYVMLYSVGRFITEFFRGDPRGSVSILSWQPSTSQFIAVIAAAAAAIAYRLLRRMAMRST from the coding sequence ATGCATCCGGTTCTCTTTAAGATAGGCGAGTTCAATATCGGCACCTATGGTGTCGCGTTGAGCATTGCTTTCGCGGTCGCGATATTCTTGGCCTATCGGCGGGCCAAGGAAACAGGCGCCAATCCAGAGCGTGTGTTTAACCTGTGTATTTGGGTTATTCTGGGGGGCATTCTGGGCGCTAAACTTCTCCTGCTCCTAGTCGACTTCGGTTACTACTCGAGAAATCCCGAGGCGCTGCTATCCGTCTGGCGCCTCGGGGGTGTTTGGTGGGGCGGGCCAATCGTCGGCGCACTTGTGGCCTGGCTCTATACGAGGCATTACAGGATGGGTTTTCTCAAAAGCGCTGACATCCTCTCTCCTTCTATGGCGATCGGCGTGGCGATCGGGCGCCTCGGCGGGTGCTTCATGGCTGGCTGCTGCTATGGCCGCCCCACAAGCTGTTCCCTGGGCGTTGTTTTCACCAACGAATACTCACACAGGATGTTCGGCACGCCGCTTCACATCCCGATTCACCCCACGCAGGTTTACAACTCTGCGGCTAACCTGATCAATTTCATCATACTGATCCTTATCTACAACAAAAAGAAGTTTAATGGCCAGATATTCCTCTCTTACGTTATGCTCTACTCGGTGGGCAGGTTCATCACAGAGTTCTTCAGGGGCGACCCCAGAGGCTCGGTCTCGATACTGTCCTGGCAGCCTTCCACGTCGCAGTTCATCGCTGTAATCGCCGCCGCCGCCGCCGCAATTGCATATCGTTTGCTCCGGAGGATGGCTATGAGGTCAACATAA